ATTTGGCATCGTCTTTCAATCATACGCGTTGTTCCCCAATATGACCGTCAACCAGAATATCGCCTTCGGTTTGAAAATGCGGAAAATGCCGCCAAAACTGATTGACGAACGGATCTCTGAAATGCTGCAGCTTTTGGGGCTCACCGGCTGGGAAAACCATTATCCTTCGCAGCTGAGCGGCGGCCAGCAACAACGCGTCGCCCTGGGCCGAGCGTTGGCGATTAAACCGGGCGTCCTGCTCCTGGATGAGCCTTTAAGCGCCTTGGATGCCAAAATTCGCGTCCGCTTGCGGACCGTTATTAAAAGACTCCAACAGGAGCTGGGTATTACGATGATTTACGTAACCCACGACCAGGAAGAGGCCCTGGCGCTGGCAGACCGGGTCATCATTATGCGGGATGGTGAGTTTCGACAAATCGGTTCCCCCTGGCAGATTTACAAGGAACCCCGGACGAGCTTTGTGGCTGATTTTGTCGGCACTTCCAACTTCATTACCGCTACCCGCAAAAACGATAAATTAAAGTTCGGGCAGCTGGTGCTGACGGTGGCAGGCCTTGACAAAGTTGCCGGAGATACCCTTTACCTTGCCATCCGGCCGGAGAACATTGAAATTGTCGGCGCAACGATACCCCTTGAAAAATGCATCCCGTCAAATTGCGTAGCGGTTACGGCTGAAGTTATCAACTTTTTAGGTGCGGTCGTAAGAATTTCATTTCTGCTGGAAGGCGACGAAATGCTGGTGGATTTACCTGAAAAGGAGTTTGAAAAAACCGGTTTGAAACGGGGTGAAAAATTTACGCTCTATTTTCCGCCGGATGCATTTTATGTTTACAATGAACTTTTTAGAAAATTAAACTAACCTTTTTTACACATAAGATTAAGTGTAATTTCATGACACCATCTACGATAGAGACGGTTAGCCCAAGGACATATGAGCTATCTGCCCGGCGTATGGAATTTGACAGGTTTATTGTCCCTGCCGTGACGATTTTTATTGCCGCCCTGCTTTTCTTTTTCATGCTCTTTCCGCTGGGGGCGATCTTAAAGTTAAGTTTTTTTAAAGGCGGTGAATTTGCCCTGGCAAATTTTACACTTCAAAATTTTCATAAATACTTTACCACCGGTTATACGTTAAACGCCCTCTGGCACAGTCTGTATGTGTCCTTTGCCACCACCGGCATTGTAACCGTTATTATCTTTTTTTTCGCATACGCTTTAACCCGCACCACTATTTCCGGCAAAACGTTTTTTAGAAATATCATCATGCTGCCCCTGGTGGCGCCCTCGATTGTTCAGGCCCTGGCGCTGATTTACCTTTTTGGCCGCAACGGGCTGGTTACGGCGCACCTCCTGCAAACGAAATGGAATATATACGGCGCCACCGGCATCATTGTCTCAGAGGTACTGTATTGCCTGCCCCACGCGTTCGTGATTTTATATACCACACTTGCGGCCGTCGATATCCGGCTGGATGAAGCGGCCGAAAGCCTGGGGGCTTCGCCTTTTAAAGTGTTTACCCGCATAACGCTCCCTTCAGCCAAATACGGCATCTTCAGCGCAGCCGCATTGACCTTTAATTTAACCATTACGGATTTCGGAAATCCGGTGGTCATCGGCGGTAACTATAATGTCCTGGCGACCGAAATCTATGCCCAGGTCACCAGCCTTTATCGCTTTGACCTGGGCGCCACCATCAGCATTATCCTGTTGGTACCTTCGATGATGGCGTTTTTGTTCAACTATTATATTTCCCGCAAAACATTTTCAATGATCAGCGGGGCCGCCAAACCGGTCATTCCCCCTTCCCGGCCATTTAAAAAGATAATATTTACAAGTTACTGCAGCCTGGTTTCATTTTCCATCATCGTCATTTTCGTTACCGTCGTTCTGGGCTCTTTTGTGAACATCTGGCCTTATGACTGGACCCTGACGCTTCGACATTACAGCTTTCCGTCCATTGCCGGATATTCCGCCATCTGGACCAGCGTGTGGGTGTCCCTCATCGTGGGAGTGGTGGGCGCCTTCATAACCCTGGTAGCCGGCTATGTAATGGAAACGCGCAAATCGTTTTTCAAACAAACCATCTACCTTTTGTCCGTCATGCCGGCGGCCATCCCCGGGCTGGTGATGGGCCTGGGGTATATCCTGGCCTTTAATAAACCCTATTATTTCTTTTATGGCACCCCCTGGATTATCGTCATTAACATCATTATCTGTAATTTTACGCTGGGGATTTTATCGAGCATTTCGAATTTGAGAAATATCGACCCGTCCATCGAAGAGGCGTCCATCAGTCTGGGGGGGGACACCCTCCGGACATTTTTTCAAATTATCTTCCCCCTTTCGCGGGTGGCTTTTTTTCAGAACTTTGTTTACTTTTTCATGCGCTCC
This region of Desulfobacterales bacterium genomic DNA includes:
- a CDS encoding ABC transporter permease subunit, whose protein sequence is MEFDRFIVPAVTIFIAALLFFFMLFPLGAILKLSFFKGGEFALANFTLQNFHKYFTTGYTLNALWHSLYVSFATTGIVTVIIFFFAYALTRTTISGKTFFRNIIMLPLVAPSIVQALALIYLFGRNGLVTAHLLQTKWNIYGATGIIVSEVLYCLPHAFVILYTTLAAVDIRLDEAAESLGASPFKVFTRITLPSAKYGIFSAAALTFNLTITDFGNPVVIGGNYNVLATEIYAQVTSLYRFDLGATISIILLVPSMMAFLFNYYISRKTFSMISGAAKPVIPPSRPFKKIIFTSYCSLVSFSIIVIFVTVVLGSFVNIWPYDWTLTLRHYSFPSIAGYSAIWTSVWVSLIVGVVGAFITLVAGYVMETRKSFFKQTIYLLSVMPAAIPGLVMGLGYILAFNKPYYFFYGTPWIIVINIIICNFTLGILSSISNLRNIDPSIEEASISLGGDTLRTFFQIIFPLSRVAFFQNFVYFFMRSMTTISAVIFLVSATVHLAAIEIIMLDNDGWTASANAMCTCIIVIVMVMLGILHLVAKKTGRRPAGLAAEV
- a CDS encoding ATP-binding cassette domain-containing protein, with the protein product MSKKLILENLSKKFGSLVALNNVSLTIEPGEFVCFLGPSGCGKTTLLRIITGFEQATSGNIIFDGKIINHIIPQKREFGIVFQSYALFPNMTVNQNIAFGLKMRKMPPKLIDERISEMLQLLGLTGWENHYPSQLSGGQQQRVALGRALAIKPGVLLLDEPLSALDAKIRVRLRTVIKRLQQELGITMIYVTHDQEEALALADRVIIMRDGEFRQIGSPWQIYKEPRTSFVADFVGTSNFITATRKNDKLKFGQLVLTVAGLDKVAGDTLYLAIRPENIEIVGATIPLEKCIPSNCVAVTAEVINFLGAVVRISFLLEGDEMLVDLPEKEFEKTGLKRGEKFTLYFPPDAFYVYNELFRKLN